The region gaaaattttgtcaaaaacattttttatataggcAAGAATAAAGCTCTTAAGATGTACAATCAAACTTGAATCAAAGACAAATAAAAGCAAACACcgataacaattataatatacaattatattattttttatagtgattttatataaattattgtttcgaCGAATAATTGCTTAGAAATCTTAGAATACGATATAAGCATtagttttctctctctctcagggGGAATTGTTTCATTCTTTAAATCTCAAAATGGACACGTATCAAAATATATGTCTCCTAGATTTTcgttaacaatatattaatcgaAGAACGAGCGCCTCATTTTTTGCATTACCTGGGACTATTTTTACATCCCAATTTAaagtcattgttattaattacatattgcatattgtatattgttctataatttatcagtatttgaggacaatatgtatatagatttactCAACATTTTCCGAGAAAAGTAAGaacaaactaaaaaaatatttaaaaaacaaaagaagcatattaaaattatatagggtGTACACTGTTTAAGTAACTTTAGCGCCCGTTCTCggattaaagaaaaatcagaTCGAATTCTAAGCAGTTGTGATTAATATCCTTTGTCAGAGTATACTGAAAACTTTATAGGTTTTTGAGTTTACATGCGAGTATGTGACATGAAGGGGAATCTTGAAAATGTCAGCCGACATTTTAGAAAAGTTCGATCAATCTCAAATCtgctaaaatatttcaagataattaGCTAATTTATCGCATTTTGGCGACATATGTTTATCGGATTTCTTTATAACAATCAATGACGGATCGCATATATGTACGATATGCGCAGCCAGAGGGACTAATCGACCATCCGCCCAGCCCTTGGTGGGCAAAGGTAACAAATCACAAATCATCAATCATCAATCATCGCTTAACATCAACATACAAGAACGTACCGTTTCAGCCAAACAGTTCCACGCAATCCTAATCGGAACCGTTCTGCTGTAGTAACGCGGGCGCCGATTGCGTTGGTTGCGGTTGCATCGACGGTTCCTGATGATGGTGATGGTCAACAATGGGGGATGGTGTCTCGCTGGTCTGCGAGTTCGTCAAATCGCCACCACCGCCACTGCTGCCGCTTCCGTCCCCTCCCCCACTTCCTACGCACGCACCCCCGCCCCCGTCGCCGCCCGGGTTCGCGGACGATTCGAACGCCTTCTGCTCGCTCGGAGGTAGCATATGCACCATATTCACTGCTAGAGGAAACGATGCAGCAGCATATTCGGCCGGATAAAAGCTCTGCGGCTGCGGTATATTACTGCCAAGTAGACCGCGATGGGGATATCCGCCGTTGTCCCCCGGATGCTGCAGCGGCAATCCGGTGAGCCCATGGCTCATCTGCGCGGACTGCTGGTGCTGGACGGGCTTGATGTTATTGTTATTCATGATTTCGGGGGTGCTGGCGCCGGTACAGTTCCTACGTAATTGCTCGAGCTTTAGACTCTTTCCGTATTTACCACGCACGTACATCAGCAAGCTATTGTAGGGAATGCCAAACATACGACTAGCCTGCGACGTGGTTAGTTTCTTTTCCCAAACATGTTGCAAGGCGAGTGTTAGTTCGTTATTCGTCCAGGACCTTGGTGGTCCTCCTCGCGGAGCGCTGTGTTGCCCCTTGGGTCTGTTAACTGCGAGTGCCCGAGGATTATGATCGGTCCATCTACGTGGCGCGTCACTATCACTTCGATgcttttttgtctttttgGTGGGTGGAGGGCCGAGACTGGGCGTACCGAAGAGATTTTGCAGCGCCTCCGGCTTGAAATTATCCGTGAGAATCGAATCCGCGAGGAGGTTGCCTCTGTCGTACGTAGTAGCATGGTGTGAGAAAAGTCCGCCACCCAGAGCCGTTACGCCGTCCAAGGTCGGCGTGAACATCGCCATGGCGCTACGTCGCGGCAACGCCGATtcctgttgctgctgctgctgataCGGATGAGATCTCCCAGAACCGTGCGGACTGTCCTCGCGTGGATGGTGACTCTGGgccgacggcggcggcggcggcagttGACTCTGCGGATGCCCGGGCAACCATTGGTTCGTCAGCTGGCCGAGGCTTGTCAGGTACTCGGTAGGATGCGGCTGCGACAGCGACAACGTCGGCATCGTCGGTAGCGACAATGTTACAGTCGCCGCTACGGCCGCCGCCACGGCCGCCGGGATATCCGGTATAGGACCATCCGGATGATGCAACAGACTGGTTCCCGTGAGCG is a window of Temnothorax longispinosus isolate EJ_2023e chromosome 1, Tlon_JGU_v1, whole genome shotgun sequence DNA encoding:
- the Lov gene encoding protein jim lovell; its protein translation is MSSVGNSPNRMALQSHYSLRWHNHLAHIQRAFEELLHAETLVDVTLICADSSVKAHKVVLSACSPFFERIFAENPCKHPVIVLKDFSHHELSTLVHFIYRGEVQIAQEELPGLMKAAECLQVRGLSSSEPRPVSTEPRPSSLASTPTRDLILAELPTPEVARHGTPEEDENPLESTREMKPILFQPTRDHPAKPLIGHMNFGIRESCGSPSMPRRKQARPRRRSGELLPQDLSRRLTPPVSSSPLTSVLNLSGGQHQAQQQQQLLLQQSQYHQQQSINNAQNQQQQQEDMAENLSMKKPISPSGLDQHHVKTEGSEATSSPRGSPLTGTSLLHHPDGPIPDIPAAVAAAVAATVTLSLPTMPTLSLSQPHPTEYLTSLGQLTNQWLPGHPQSQLPPPPPSAQSHHPREDSPHGSGRSHPYQQQQQQESALPRRSAMAMFTPTLDGVTALGGGLFSHHATTYDRGNLLADSILTDNFKPEALQNLFGTPSLGPPPTKKTKKHRSDSDAPRRWTDHNPRALAVNRPKGQHSAPRGGPPRSWTNNELTLALQHVWEKKLTTSQASRMFGIPYNSLLMYVRGKYGKSLKLEQLRRNCTGASTPEIMNNNNIKPVQHQQSAQMSHGLTGLPLQHPGDNGGYPHRGLLGSNIPQPQSFYPAEYAAASFPLAVNMVHMLPPSEQKAFESSANPGGDGGGGACVGSGGGDGSGSSGGGGDLTNSQTSETPSPIVDHHHHQEPSMQPQPTQSAPALLQQNGSD